In the Streptomyces spororaveus genome, CGCGCGTGCTCATCGCCGCGGACAAATTCAAGGGCTCGCTCACAGCCGTTCAGGTCGCGGAGCGGGTGACGGCCGGTCTTCGCAGGGCCGTACCGGACGTGGAGATCGAGACCCTCCCCGTGGCGGACGGCGGCGACGGAACGGTCGCGGCAGCCGTGGCAGCCGGCTTCGAGCGCCGGGAGGTACGGGTCACCGGACCCCTCGGCGACCAGGTCACGGCCGCCTTCGCGCTGCGCGAGGGCACCGCGGTGGTCGAGATGGCGGAGGCCTCCGGGCTGCAGCTGCTGCCGGCGGGCACCTTCGCCGCGCTGACGGCGACCACGTACGGCTCGGGCGAGCTGCTCAAGGCCGCGCTGGACGCGGGCGCGCGCTCGATCGTCTTCGGCGTGGGCGGCAGCGCCACCACCGACGGCGGCGCCGGCATGCTGGCCGCGCTGGGCGCCGTGTTCCTGGATGCGAACGGCGAACCGGTCGGTCCGGGCGGCGGCGCGCTCGCCGAGCTGGCCTCGGCCGACCTGTCCGGCGTCGACCCGCGCTTCGCGGAGGTGGAGTTCGTCCTCGCGAGCGACGTGGACAACCCGCTGACCGG is a window encoding:
- a CDS encoding glycerate kinase, with translation MTDGAVTEAARVLIAADKFKGSLTAVQVAERVTAGLRRAVPDVEIETLPVADGGDGTVAAAVAAGFERREVRVTGPLGDQVTAAFALREGTAVVEMAEASGLQLLPAGTFAALTATTYGSGELLKAALDAGARSIVFGVGGSATTDGGAGMLAALGAVFLDANGEPVGPGGGALAELASADLSGVDPRFAEVEFVLASDVDNPLTGPKGCAAVYGPQKGASPEDVATLDAALAHFAVVLEKSIGAKAAECAVLPGAGGAGGIGYGALLLGATFRPGIELMLEVLGFAPALERATLVITGEGSLDEQTLHGKAPAGVAAAARAAGKPVVAVCGRLLLSQEALEGAGIRKAYPLTDLEPDPARSIPNAGPLLEQVAANIAADVL